Proteins encoded within one genomic window of Brachybacterium sp. P6-10-X1:
- a CDS encoding helix-turn-helix domain-containing protein, whose amino-acid sequence MDDPAARRQAAAVEVPPPEIGRVLAGELDQGAGYHVRRSRGTEDWLLLHTLDGAGIVHAPDGTRLVTTSGDAVLLRPGTPHDYGTDPSARHWHLLFCHVHPPATWLALLDWPEAAPGIGRIRLGAEVDERVQQALHGAARATRLDVGRPELFALNGIEAALLWFDTQNPRRHQLDERVLRVLEHLDAHLAEEVDVAGLAAVAHLSPSRLAHLFTAQVGTSISRYVQAQRLELAARLLEMTGEPVSEVARRVGFHDALYFSRRFRRWHGTSPSSYRARPR is encoded by the coding sequence ATGGACGATCCTGCTGCACGGCGTCAAGCTGCGGCTGTCGAGGTGCCCCCGCCGGAGATCGGCCGCGTGCTCGCCGGTGAGCTCGACCAGGGCGCCGGCTATCACGTGCGTCGCTCCCGGGGCACGGAGGACTGGCTGCTGCTGCACACCCTCGACGGCGCCGGGATCGTGCATGCACCCGACGGGACCCGGCTGGTCACGACGTCGGGAGACGCGGTGCTGCTGCGCCCCGGGACGCCGCACGATTACGGGACGGACCCGTCCGCCCGGCACTGGCATCTGCTGTTCTGCCATGTCCACCCTCCCGCGACCTGGCTGGCGCTGCTGGACTGGCCCGAGGCGGCCCCCGGCATCGGCCGGATCCGTCTCGGCGCCGAGGTGGACGAGCGCGTGCAGCAGGCGCTGCACGGAGCGGCCCGTGCCACCCGGCTCGACGTCGGGCGCCCGGAGCTGTTCGCCCTCAACGGGATCGAGGCCGCTCTGCTCTGGTTCGACACGCAGAATCCGCGCCGCCACCAGCTCGACGAACGCGTGCTGCGGGTGCTCGAGCACCTCGACGCCCATCTCGCCGAGGAGGTCGACGTGGCCGGCCTCGCCGCCGTCGCCCACCTCTCCCCCTCGCGGCTCGCGCACCTGTTCACCGCGCAGGTGGGCACGTCGATCTCGCGATACGTCCAGGCGCAGCGCCTGGAGCTCGCCGCGCGTCTGCTGGAGATGACGGGCGAGCCGGTCTCCGAGGTGGCCCGTCGCGTCGGGTTCCACGATGCGCTGTACTTCTCGCGCCGCTTCCGACGGTGGCACGGCACGAGCCCGTCGTCCTATCGGGCGCGACCGCGCTGA
- a CDS encoding PepSY domain-containing protein, with amino-acid sequence MTRSDLAPDTRPRLTGNAPKRRWLVPLLLRLHFYAGLFVGPFIVISALTGAMYALSTPLEKVIYADELTAPVSSEPLPLADQVAAANSYVGPDETLVAVRPAPEPGDTTRVLYDGTDLGESETRAVFIDPATTEVHGDLTTYGTSGALPLRTWIDHFHRSLHLGDIGRHYSELSASWLAVVAVAGIGLWINRARSVRTRRDVIRPRRSGSGRRRTLSWHASGGIVLAVAMLFLSATGITWSQHAGTNVTDLRAALGWTTPAVATDLTAETSAPDEHSHHGASDGDESAAGAGEVDPEMFDHALAIGQEQNIDTGRVEIVPPTSEDTAWVVQEIQRSYPTEVDSVAIDGHSMEVVDRVDFEDYGLMAKLARWGVDIHMGTMFGLVNQVVLALVALSIAAIVVCGYVMWWQRRPTRGGIALGGRAPAPGTLRVAPWWGVALISLVAIGVGIFLPLVGITLIGFLVIDLLRRR; translated from the coding sequence ATGACGCGCTCAGACCTCGCTCCCGACACGCGCCCGCGCCTCACCGGCAATGCCCCGAAGCGCCGCTGGCTGGTCCCCCTCCTGCTCCGGCTGCACTTCTACGCCGGCCTCTTCGTGGGCCCGTTCATCGTGATCTCGGCCCTCACCGGCGCGATGTACGCCCTCTCGACGCCGCTGGAGAAGGTGATCTACGCCGACGAGCTCACCGCGCCCGTCAGCTCCGAGCCCTTGCCGCTGGCCGATCAGGTCGCTGCGGCGAACTCCTACGTCGGCCCCGACGAGACGCTCGTCGCGGTGCGGCCCGCGCCCGAACCCGGCGACACCACCCGCGTCCTCTACGACGGGACCGATCTCGGCGAGAGCGAGACCCGAGCCGTCTTCATCGACCCCGCGACCACCGAGGTGCACGGTGACCTGACGACCTACGGCACCAGCGGGGCCCTGCCCCTGCGCACGTGGATCGACCACTTCCATCGCAGCCTCCACCTCGGGGACATCGGCCGCCACTACAGCGAGCTCTCCGCGTCCTGGCTGGCAGTGGTCGCCGTCGCCGGGATCGGTCTCTGGATCAATCGGGCCCGATCGGTGCGCACCCGTCGCGACGTCATCCGCCCCCGCCGCTCCGGGAGCGGTCGGCGCCGCACCCTGTCCTGGCACGCCTCCGGCGGGATCGTGCTGGCCGTCGCGATGCTGTTCCTCTCCGCCACCGGGATCACCTGGTCGCAGCATGCCGGCACCAACGTCACCGATCTGCGAGCGGCGCTGGGGTGGACGACGCCCGCGGTGGCGACTGATCTCACCGCGGAGACCTCTGCTCCCGACGAGCACAGCCACCACGGCGCCTCCGACGGCGATGAATCGGCGGCAGGCGCGGGCGAGGTCGATCCGGAGATGTTCGATCACGCCTTGGCGATCGGGCAGGAGCAGAACATCGACACGGGACGGGTCGAGATCGTTCCGCCGACGTCCGAGGACACCGCCTGGGTGGTCCAGGAGATCCAGCGCAGCTATCCCACCGAGGTGGATTCCGTCGCGATCGACGGGCACAGCATGGAGGTGGTCGATCGCGTCGACTTCGAGGACTACGGACTGATGGCGAAGCTCGCGCGCTGGGGCGTCGACATCCACATGGGAACTATGTTCGGCCTGGTCAACCAGGTCGTCTTGGCCCTCGTCGCCCTCTCGATAGCGGCGATCGTCGTCTGCGGTTACGTGATGTGGTGGCAGCGACGACCGACCAGGGGAGGCATTGCCCTGGGCGGCCGGGCCCCCGCACCCGGCACCCTGCGGGTCGCTCCCTGGTGGGGCGTCGCCCTGATCTCCCTCGTCGCGATCGGCGTGGGCATCTTCCTCCCTCTGGTCGGGATCACTCTCATCGGGTTCCTCGTCATCGATCTGCTGCGGCGCCGGTAG
- a CDS encoding DinB family protein: protein MSGEIKEELHRKLQVARAHVLENLEGLDEYDLRRPLTPTGTNLLGLVKHLAGLEYGYLGSCLAREPGETLSWVEDDSIWEGADMWARPEESSAYLVDLYRRAGAHADSSIETLDLDAPAQVPWWDDPSTTLGVLLVRMLAETAQHAGHADIVRELIDGRVGNTEDQVGDDPEFWSRFSHRIQGAADQFRRP, encoded by the coding sequence ATGAGCGGCGAGATCAAGGAAGAGCTGCACCGGAAGCTCCAGGTGGCGCGAGCACACGTGCTGGAGAACCTCGAAGGCTTGGACGAATACGACCTGCGACGGCCCCTGACGCCCACCGGCACCAATCTCTTGGGACTGGTCAAGCACCTCGCCGGCCTCGAGTACGGATACCTCGGCTCGTGCCTGGCCCGCGAGCCGGGTGAGACGCTCAGCTGGGTGGAGGACGATTCGATCTGGGAGGGCGCCGACATGTGGGCGCGACCCGAAGAATCGAGCGCATACCTCGTGGACCTGTATCGGCGGGCGGGCGCACACGCCGACTCCTCGATCGAGACGCTCGACCTCGACGCGCCCGCGCAGGTGCCGTGGTGGGACGATCCGTCGACGACGCTCGGCGTGCTGCTGGTGAGGATGCTCGCCGAGACCGCGCAGCATGCGGGCCATGCCGACATCGTGCGCGAACTGATCGACGGCCGCGTGGGGAACACTGAGGACCAGGTGGGAGACGATCCCGAGTTCTGGTCCCGATTCTCGCATCGGATCCAGGGCGCCGCTGACCAGTTCCGGAGGCCCTGA
- a CDS encoding ribonuclease J, which produces MPSPTSKLSAPSRLRKNGMRITALGGLGEVGRNMTVFEFAGKLLIVDCGVLFPEDHQPGIDVILPDFTSIRDRLDDIEAIVLTHGHEDHIGGVPYLLKERGDIPLIGSELTLAFITAKLKEHRITPKTLQVEAGEHRKAGPFDLEFVAVNHSIPDALAVAIRTKAGLVLHTGDFKMDQFPLDGRITDLRAFSRLGEEGVDLFLTDSTNAEVPGFTISERDLNPAIDQVFTSSPRRIIVSSFASHVHRIQQVLDAAHANGRKVAFVGRSMVRNMGIARDLGYLNIPKGLVVDFRKIQSMPDHKITLICTGSQGEPMAALARMANGDHQIQVGEGDTVLMASSLIPGNENAIYGIINKLTDLGANIVHKGNAKVHVSGHASAGELVYCYNIVRPSNVMPVHGESKHLHANAELARRTGVPEQNIVIAQDGVTVDLVDGKARVSGKVEAGLVYVDGQTIGTATEDTLAERRQLSGGGVVTVVALIDPKTNRAVEPLEFLTKGFVHDKRTFEGAEAQVTKALARAQQDKIDDIAEIEEIIVDAVSGYLRRSYRREPTVMAVVVDA; this is translated from the coding sequence ATGCCCTCTCCCACCTCCAAGCTCTCCGCCCCCTCGCGCCTTCGCAAGAACGGCATGCGCATCACCGCTCTCGGCGGCCTCGGCGAGGTCGGCCGCAACATGACCGTCTTCGAGTTCGCCGGCAAGCTGCTGATCGTCGATTGCGGCGTGCTGTTCCCCGAGGACCATCAGCCCGGCATCGACGTGATCCTGCCCGACTTCACGTCCATCCGGGATCGACTCGACGACATCGAGGCGATCGTCCTGACCCACGGCCACGAGGACCACATCGGCGGCGTGCCGTACCTGCTCAAGGAGCGGGGCGACATCCCCCTGATCGGCTCCGAGCTCACCCTGGCCTTCATCACGGCCAAGCTCAAGGAGCACCGCATCACCCCCAAGACCCTCCAGGTCGAGGCGGGCGAGCATCGCAAGGCGGGCCCGTTCGACCTCGAGTTCGTCGCGGTCAACCATTCCATCCCCGACGCCCTAGCCGTGGCGATCCGCACCAAGGCCGGCCTCGTGCTGCACACCGGCGACTTCAAGATGGACCAGTTCCCGCTGGACGGCCGCATCACCGACCTGCGCGCCTTCTCCCGTCTCGGGGAGGAGGGGGTGGACCTGTTCCTCACCGACTCCACGAACGCCGAGGTCCCCGGGTTCACGATCTCCGAGCGGGATCTGAACCCGGCCATCGACCAGGTGTTCACCTCCTCGCCGCGGCGGATCATCGTCTCGAGCTTCGCCAGCCACGTCCACCGCATCCAGCAGGTGCTCGACGCGGCCCATGCCAACGGGCGCAAGGTCGCCTTCGTCGGCCGGTCGATGGTGCGCAACATGGGGATCGCGCGCGATCTCGGCTACCTGAACATCCCCAAGGGCCTCGTGGTCGACTTCCGGAAGATCCAGTCGATGCCGGATCACAAGATCACGCTGATCTGCACCGGGTCCCAGGGCGAGCCGATGGCGGCGCTGGCGCGCATGGCCAACGGCGATCACCAGATCCAGGTCGGCGAGGGCGACACCGTGCTGATGGCCAGCTCCCTGATCCCCGGCAACGAGAACGCCATCTACGGCATCATCAACAAGCTCACCGACCTCGGCGCGAACATCGTCCACAAGGGCAACGCCAAGGTCCACGTGTCCGGCCACGCCAGCGCCGGTGAGCTCGTGTACTGCTACAACATCGTCCGTCCCAGCAACGTCATGCCGGTCCACGGCGAGTCGAAGCATCTCCACGCGAACGCCGAGCTGGCCCGCCGCACCGGCGTGCCGGAGCAGAACATCGTCATCGCCCAGGACGGCGTGACCGTGGACCTGGTCGATGGCAAGGCACGTGTCTCCGGCAAGGTCGAGGCCGGTCTGGTGTACGTCGACGGCCAGACCATCGGCACCGCGACCGAGGACACCCTCGCCGAGCGTCGCCAGCTCAGCGGCGGCGGCGTGGTCACCGTGGTGGCGCTGATCGACCCCAAGACCAACCGGGCCGTCGAGCCGCTGGAGTTCCTGACCAAGGGCTTCGTCCACGACAAGCGCACCTTCGAGGGGGCCGAGGCGCAGGTGACCAAGGCGCTCGCGCGTGCGCAGCAGGACAAGATCGACGACATCGCCGAGATCGAGGAGATCATCGTCGACGCCGTCAGCGGCTACCTGCGCCGCAGCTACCGGCGCGAGCCCACCGTCATGGCCGTGGTGGTCGACGCCTGA
- a CDS encoding acetylxylan esterase encodes MSSGARRQHLRSLLGLPEAAGDRPPAALARGGPTSGAEPADGPLHAAEASPHTADGVAPRVVDETSIRTAAGDEIPAFLLRPSSDRDTGAGVVLIAGHGRGIDDLVAVDPVDEYHDGLAHKFVSAGFTVLCPEMISFGRRRFPLPEGSAPYADTESSCGVDAVRHLMHGPPLMGARVSDALAAVDALRQLDGVDPQRVAVAGGSGGGAVSLLAAAVDSSISAALVATYFCSFAASLCSIRHCPCNIIPGILPETEMADIAALVAPRPLILEAGERDHIFPIGATRASFVQLAPAWETHGAVPPELVVTDGGHAFRAERSLQALAERLA; translated from the coding sequence GTGAGCAGCGGGGCACGCCGGCAGCATCTGCGCTCGCTGCTCGGGCTCCCGGAGGCGGCCGGCGACCGGCCGCCGGCCGCGCTCGCGCGCGGGGGACCGACGTCCGGCGCCGAGCCCGCCGATGGGCCGCTCCACGCCGCCGAGGCCTCGCCGCACACGGCCGACGGCGTCGCACCCCGGGTAGTCGACGAGACCTCGATCCGTACCGCCGCCGGGGACGAGATCCCCGCCTTCCTCCTGCGCCCCTCGTCGGACCGGGACACCGGCGCGGGCGTGGTGCTGATCGCCGGGCACGGCCGCGGCATCGACGACCTGGTGGCCGTCGACCCGGTCGACGAGTACCACGACGGGCTCGCCCACAAGTTCGTGAGCGCGGGCTTCACGGTGCTGTGCCCCGAGATGATCAGTTTCGGCCGACGACGCTTCCCCCTCCCTGAGGGCTCGGCGCCGTACGCGGACACCGAGAGCTCCTGCGGGGTCGACGCGGTGCGCCACCTGATGCACGGCCCGCCTCTGATGGGGGCGCGGGTGAGTGATGCGCTCGCCGCCGTCGATGCGCTGCGTCAGCTCGACGGTGTCGACCCGCAGCGGGTCGCGGTGGCGGGCGGTTCCGGAGGGGGAGCGGTCTCGCTGCTGGCCGCAGCCGTGGATTCCTCGATCTCAGCGGCCCTGGTCGCGACCTACTTCTGCAGCTTCGCAGCAAGTCTGTGCTCGATCCGGCACTGCCCCTGCAACATCATCCCCGGAATCCTGCCGGAGACGGAGATGGCGGACATCGCCGCCCTCGTCGCCCCGCGCCCGTTGATCCTGGAGGCGGGGGAGCGGGACCACATCTTCCCGATCGGGGCGACCCGAGCCTCCTTCGTGCAGCTCGCCCCGGCCTGGGAGACCCACGGCGCGGTCCCTCCGGAGCTCGTCGTCACCGACGGCGGCCACGCCTTCCGTGCCGAGCGCTCGCTGCAGGCCTTGGCGGAGCGGCTCGCCTGA
- a CDS encoding sugar phosphate isomerase/epimerase, translated as MFSNLSPGALGLSLVHPTAIELAAKHGFGGIDPDPEYFRSLGSTGAVAEHAAEVRERGLAWGMAGLPVPLDAPAAEFREALVDMPATLELLRAAGVTRVGTWIRPMHDVLDHRQNWRLHVGRLSLVAELLADAGLRLGLEYIGPKTFWSTERFPFIHGLREARELIAESGAGNVGLILDSYHWYTAGESAEDLAGLTDADIVSVDINDARDDRERDQQQDLDRRLPYTTGVIDLAGFMGAVHAAGYTGPVKVEPFMKELAEQPVDEVLADISQRLERAVAGE; from the coding sequence ATGTTCTCGAATCTCTCGCCCGGCGCACTCGGTCTCTCCCTGGTCCATCCCACCGCGATAGAACTCGCCGCGAAGCACGGCTTCGGCGGCATCGACCCCGACCCGGAGTACTTCCGCTCCCTGGGCAGCACGGGGGCCGTCGCCGAGCATGCCGCCGAGGTGCGCGAACGCGGTCTCGCATGGGGCATGGCCGGCCTGCCCGTGCCGCTGGACGCACCCGCCGCAGAGTTCCGCGAGGCGCTCGTGGACATGCCTGCGACCCTCGAGCTGCTGCGGGCCGCCGGTGTCACCCGCGTCGGCACCTGGATCCGGCCCATGCATGACGTGCTCGACCACCGCCAGAACTGGCGCCTGCACGTCGGCCGCCTCTCCCTGGTCGCCGAGCTGCTGGCCGATGCCGGACTGCGGCTCGGCCTGGAGTACATCGGTCCCAAGACCTTCTGGTCCACCGAGCGGTTCCCCTTCATCCACGGCCTGCGCGAGGCGCGCGAGCTGATCGCCGAGTCCGGGGCCGGCAACGTCGGTCTCATCCTGGACAGCTACCACTGGTACACCGCCGGGGAGAGCGCCGAGGACCTCGCAGGACTCACCGACGCGGACATCGTCTCGGTCGACATCAACGACGCCCGCGATGATCGCGAGCGCGACCAGCAGCAGGACCTCGACCGTCGCCTGCCCTACACCACCGGGGTCATCGATCTCGCCGGCTTCATGGGTGCCGTCCACGCTGCCGGGTACACCGGCCCCGTGAAGGTCGAACCGTTCATGAAGGAGCTCGCCGAGCAGCCCGTCGACGAGGTGCTCGCCGACATCTCCCAGCGCCTGGAGCGTGCTGTGGCGGGGGAGTGA
- a CDS encoding TetR/AcrR family transcriptional regulator, with the protein MAEAPARRDAARNRARLLAAARHVAAEHGPEVPLDEIAREAGVSRTTLHRHFADREALAAAVLRENVEEIEARARTLQGRDDGAAQLFRHVLDVQIVTPWLAQMAARERSSGLAELSGRTKAAFAPLVAQARAAGAAHPGTTAEDVLLALPMMMAALAADHRAGGSDGLARARRILHRGLFTTPPPETG; encoded by the coding sequence ATGGCTGAGGCACCTGCGCGGCGCGATGCGGCGCGGAACCGCGCACGACTCCTCGCCGCCGCTCGACATGTCGCGGCGGAGCACGGGCCCGAGGTGCCCTTGGATGAGATAGCGCGTGAGGCCGGGGTCAGCCGCACCACGCTGCATCGCCACTTCGCCGATCGTGAGGCGCTCGCCGCCGCGGTCCTGCGGGAGAACGTCGAGGAGATCGAAGCGCGGGCGAGGACTCTTCAGGGACGGGACGACGGGGCCGCCCAGCTGTTCCGCCACGTCCTGGACGTCCAGATCGTCACGCCGTGGTTGGCGCAGATGGCCGCCCGCGAGCGGAGCAGCGGGCTCGCGGAGCTCTCGGGCCGGACGAAGGCTGCCTTCGCGCCCCTGGTGGCGCAGGCGCGCGCGGCAGGCGCCGCGCATCCCGGCACGACCGCCGAGGACGTCCTGCTCGCGCTGCCGATGATGATGGCAGCTCTCGCGGCGGACCATCGTGCGGGCGGTTCCGACGGCCTCGCACGCGCTCGGCGGATCCTGCACCGCGGCCTGTTCACGACGCCACCGCCGGAGACCGGCTGA
- a CDS encoding NAD(P)/FAD-dependent oxidoreductase — MTDTTITTDDLDPGIDPEALRAKYRRERDRRIRSDGTGQYRRTAGEFGYYAKDPYTPPTDRAPLSDTVEVLVIGAGFGGLLTAAKLRDAGVRSLRLMDEAGDVGGTWYWNRYPGIHCDIESYLYMPLLEETGYMPQWRYAPGEEIRRHTVRIAEHYDLYRDTAFHTRATELSWDEEEAHWLVRTDRGDAMHARCVVVSSGTLSQPKLPDIPGIEDFGGHTFHTSRWDYGYTGGDAEGGMTGLTDKRVAVIGTGATGLQAIPKIAADAQHLSVFQRTPSTVDVRANRPTDPAWAASLQPGWQRERMENFLETLAGEDVEEDLVGDGWTATPALQRTMITGKVDTSLEPAERERRDELADFATMNRIRSRVDEVVEDPATAEALKPWYRYMCKRPGFSDQYLQAFNRDNVTLVDTADHGGVTRMTQNAVVVGEQEYEVDCVIFATGFETGVSGAVSGTLPVHGRGGTPLLQAWARGPRTLHGFTTHGFPNLFQLGSLQNANSVNFVHILSEQAEHIAAMIGAARDSGALYVEPTREAEQAWCDTIEEVAVDNSAFLAECTPGYYNGEGTRRGPSTSYAPGPVAFHRLLAAWRENSMDEVLVHAGPGAPRRESSHGVPVGPGVA; from the coding sequence ATGACGGACACGACCATCACGACCGATGACCTCGATCCCGGCATCGACCCCGAGGCACTGCGCGCGAAGTACCGTCGGGAGCGGGATCGTCGGATCCGCTCCGACGGGACCGGCCAGTACCGCCGGACGGCCGGGGAGTTCGGCTACTACGCCAAGGACCCGTACACGCCGCCGACCGACCGCGCTCCCCTGTCGGACACGGTCGAGGTGCTGGTGATCGGCGCCGGCTTCGGAGGCCTGCTCACGGCCGCGAAGCTCCGGGACGCAGGCGTCCGGTCCCTGCGGCTGATGGACGAGGCCGGCGACGTGGGCGGGACCTGGTACTGGAACCGCTACCCCGGCATCCACTGCGACATCGAGTCCTACCTGTACATGCCGCTGCTGGAGGAGACCGGCTACATGCCGCAGTGGCGCTACGCGCCCGGCGAGGAGATCCGTCGGCACACGGTGCGGATCGCCGAGCACTACGACCTCTACCGCGACACCGCCTTCCACACCCGAGCCACCGAGCTGAGCTGGGACGAGGAGGAGGCGCACTGGCTGGTGCGCACCGATCGCGGGGATGCGATGCACGCCCGCTGCGTCGTCGTCTCCTCCGGCACGCTCTCCCAGCCGAAGCTCCCCGACATCCCGGGGATCGAGGACTTCGGCGGGCACACCTTCCACACCAGCCGCTGGGACTACGGCTACACCGGCGGCGATGCCGAGGGCGGCATGACGGGACTGACCGACAAGCGCGTGGCCGTCATCGGCACCGGAGCGACCGGTCTGCAGGCGATCCCGAAGATCGCCGCGGATGCACAGCATCTGTCCGTCTTCCAGCGCACCCCCTCCACCGTCGACGTGCGCGCGAACCGCCCCACCGACCCCGCGTGGGCCGCCTCGTTGCAGCCGGGCTGGCAGCGCGAACGGATGGAGAACTTCCTGGAGACCCTCGCCGGCGAGGACGTCGAGGAGGACCTGGTCGGCGACGGCTGGACCGCCACGCCGGCCCTGCAGCGCACGATGATCACCGGCAAGGTCGACACCTCGCTCGAGCCCGCCGAGCGCGAGCGCCGGGACGAGCTCGCCGATTTCGCGACCATGAATCGGATCCGCTCCCGGGTGGACGAGGTGGTCGAGGATCCGGCCACGGCCGAGGCGCTCAAACCCTGGTATCGCTACATGTGCAAGCGGCCCGGATTCAGCGATCAGTACCTCCAGGCCTTCAACCGCGACAACGTCACCCTCGTCGACACCGCGGATCACGGCGGCGTCACCCGGATGACGCAGAACGCGGTGGTCGTCGGCGAGCAGGAGTACGAGGTCGACTGCGTCATCTTCGCCACGGGCTTCGAGACCGGGGTCTCCGGGGCCGTCTCCGGCACGCTCCCGGTCCACGGCCGGGGCGGGACCCCGCTGCTGCAGGCCTGGGCCCGCGGCCCGCGCACCCTGCACGGCTTCACCACCCACGGCTTCCCGAACCTGTTCCAGCTGGGCTCGCTGCAGAACGCGAACTCGGTGAACTTCGTGCACATCCTGTCCGAGCAGGCCGAGCACATCGCAGCGATGATCGGTGCGGCTCGCGACAGCGGCGCCCTCTACGTCGAGCCCACCCGCGAGGCGGAACAGGCTTGGTGCGACACCATCGAGGAGGTCGCCGTCGACAACTCCGCGTTCCTCGCCGAGTGCACCCCCGGGTACTACAACGGCGAGGGCACCCGACGTGGCCCGTCCACGTCCTACGCGCCGGGCCCGGTGGCCTTCCACCGGCTGCTCGCCGCGTGGCGCGAGAACAGCATGGACGAGGTGCTCGTCCACGCCGGTCCCGGCGCACCGCGCCGTGAGAGCTCGCACGGCGTGCCCGTCGGCCCGGGAGTCGCCTGA
- a CDS encoding SMP-30/gluconolactonase/LRE family protein, whose amino-acid sequence MRAGRSTAVGTVPRRSVAVLAVAAVTLPLAGCLESGEPAPPSRSASAADGPSRLTAQRLLQVTEPHEATGRTLLEGPTFDEGGRLYLVDVTAPAEAPKVMRVDLDSQEVTEVFTDETGAYTSAQWGPRDGRLYLTDYASGRIVSITADGEDPQTIFEGEVEGRAMHPDDLAFDEDGNFFVTDSSPTAYPDAEPAGRVVRIDAGSGEATVLADGQPNPNGISYDARTSALWVSQLDANRIDRLLLDEEGTAVATEHTAIHVDGGPSRTDSNALDADGNIYQGVHGIPRILVYGPDGAPRATVGLPEEDEGLESATNIAIEPGTTDAYVTVSGPAGGFVYRFDTLAEGTRASNGG is encoded by the coding sequence ATGCGCGCCGGGCGCTCGACGGCCGTCGGAACGGTGCCCCGGCGCTCCGTGGCCGTCCTGGCGGTCGCCGCCGTCACGCTGCCGCTGGCGGGCTGCCTGGAGTCCGGGGAACCGGCCCCTCCGAGCCGGTCCGCCTCTGCGGCCGACGGGCCCAGCCGTCTGACCGCGCAGCGGCTCCTGCAGGTCACCGAACCTCATGAGGCCACGGGACGGACGCTGCTCGAGGGGCCGACGTTCGACGAGGGCGGTCGCCTGTACCTGGTCGACGTCACCGCCCCGGCCGAGGCGCCCAAGGTGATGCGGGTCGATCTGGACTCCCAGGAGGTGACCGAGGTGTTCACGGACGAGACCGGTGCCTACACCTCGGCGCAGTGGGGTCCGAGGGACGGCCGGCTGTACCTGACCGACTACGCGTCCGGGCGGATCGTCAGCATCACCGCTGACGGCGAGGATCCGCAGACGATCTTCGAGGGAGAGGTGGAGGGGCGCGCCATGCACCCCGACGATCTCGCGTTCGACGAGGACGGGAACTTCTTCGTCACCGATTCGTCCCCGACCGCCTACCCCGACGCGGAGCCCGCCGGGCGCGTGGTGCGGATCGATGCCGGCTCCGGCGAGGCGACCGTGCTCGCCGACGGCCAGCCGAACCCCAACGGGATCTCCTACGACGCGAGGACGTCGGCGCTCTGGGTCAGCCAGCTGGACGCGAACCGCATCGACCGTCTGCTGCTGGACGAGGAGGGGACCGCGGTCGCCACCGAGCACACCGCCATCCACGTGGACGGCGGCCCGTCCCGGACCGACTCGAACGCGCTCGACGCCGACGGGAACATCTACCAGGGCGTGCACGGCATCCCGCGGATCCTGGTGTACGGCCCGGACGGTGCGCCGAGGGCCACCGTCGGCCTTCCGGAGGAGGACGAGGGCCTCGAGTCGGCGACGAACATCGCGATCGAGCCGGGCACCACCGATGCGTACGTCACCGTCAGCGGGCCGGCCGGCGGGTTCGTGTACCGCTTCGACACCCTGGCCGAGGGCACCAGGGCATCGAACGGCGGATGA
- a CDS encoding MarR family winged helix-turn-helix transcriptional regulator: MTRDGEGRTSGVGDGRIEEDDDRGRTTAALLTRLTRHQRLHRQQQVLGDADLRILWLFFDERPRTLREISDALHLEQSTVNRQVNAAVAAGLLERSRPEGGGAYVFARTEAGHDLFEADVASALDGYREALDALGEPEATEFLRLLARFSEAYRVVVEAAGRPRPRDGD; encoded by the coding sequence ATGACGAGGGACGGCGAGGGCCGCACCTCGGGCGTCGGCGACGGGCGCATCGAGGAGGACGACGACCGCGGCCGCACCACGGCCGCGCTGCTCACCCGGTTGACCCGCCATCAACGGCTCCATCGGCAGCAGCAGGTGCTGGGGGATGCCGATCTGCGCATCCTCTGGCTCTTCTTCGACGAGCGGCCGCGCACTCTGCGGGAGATCTCCGACGCGCTCCATCTCGAGCAATCCACCGTCAATCGGCAGGTCAACGCCGCCGTCGCGGCGGGGCTGCTGGAGCGGTCTCGTCCGGAGGGCGGCGGCGCCTACGTCTTCGCGCGGACGGAGGCGGGCCATGACCTCTTCGAGGCCGACGTCGCCTCCGCCCTGGACGGCTACCGCGAGGCGCTGGACGCCCTGGGGGAACCTGAGGCCACCGAGTTCCTGCGCCTGCTGGCCCGCTTCTCCGAGGCCTACCGGGTCGTCGTCGAGGCCGCGGGTCGGCCCCGCCCGCGCGACGGCGACTGA